From one Thalassobaculum sp. OXR-137 genomic stretch:
- the rimI gene encoding ribosomal protein S18-alanine N-acetyltransferase yields the protein MSDREALLAALRAAEQSDADAIAAIQQASFDDRWGAESVARLLSGPANLSMVAESAGRMVGFVIGQCVVDTAEVLAVAVEASARRAGWGAALLTGFERVARASGADRVILDVAADNDPALALYTGRGYETVARRDRYYASGRADPVDALVMVKKLPI from the coding sequence ATGAGCGACCGCGAGGCGCTTCTGGCAGCGCTGCGCGCCGCCGAACAGTCGGACGCGGACGCGATCGCGGCGATCCAGCAGGCCTCCTTCGACGACCGATGGGGGGCGGAGTCCGTGGCGCGGCTGCTGTCCGGTCCCGCCAACCTGTCGATGGTGGCCGAGAGCGCCGGCCGGATGGTCGGCTTCGTCATCGGTCAATGCGTGGTCGATACCGCCGAGGTGCTGGCGGTCGCGGTGGAGGCGTCGGCCCGGCGGGCGGGGTGGGGTGCTGCGCTGCTGACCGGGTTCGAGCGGGTGGCCCGGGCCTCCGGCGCGGATCGGGTGATCCTGGACGTTGCCGCCGACAACGACCCGGCCCTGGCCCTCTATACCGGTCGAGGCTACGAGACCGTGGCGCGCCGCGACCGGTATTACGCGTCCGGCCGCGCCGACCCCGTGGACGCCCTGGTGATGGTTAAAAAGCTGCCGATTTAG
- a CDS encoding NifU family protein → MFIQTEETPNPATLKFLPGRTVMVSGTAEFKSEEEAAAGSPLAAALFDVDGVTTVFLANEFISVSKRDDKEWYLMKPAVLGVIMEHFVAGKPILADGATEASEAEVLPEDEEVVSQIKELLDTRVRPAVAMDGGDIVFHGYQDGVVTLTMQGACAGCPSSTATLKMGIENMLRHYIPEIREVRAAGGMADYY, encoded by the coding sequence ATGTTCATTCAGACCGAAGAGACCCCGAATCCGGCGACACTGAAGTTCCTGCCGGGACGCACCGTTATGGTGAGCGGTACCGCCGAGTTCAAGTCGGAGGAGGAGGCCGCTGCCGGCTCGCCCCTCGCCGCGGCGCTTTTCGACGTCGATGGCGTGACCACGGTTTTCCTCGCCAACGAGTTCATCAGCGTCAGCAAGCGCGACGACAAGGAATGGTACCTGATGAAGCCGGCGGTGCTGGGCGTCATCATGGAGCATTTCGTCGCCGGCAAGCCGATCCTGGCGGACGGCGCGACCGAGGCCTCCGAGGCGGAAGTCCTCCCGGAGGACGAAGAGGTCGTCTCGCAGATCAAGGAACTTCTGGATACGCGGGTCCGCCCGGCCGTTGCCATGGACGGCGGCGACATCGTCTTCCACGGCTACCAAGACGGCGTTGTCACGCTGACCATGCAGGGCGCCTGTGCCGGCTGCCCGAGCTCGACCGCCACGCTCAAGATGGGCATCGAGAACATGCTGCGCCACTACATCCCGGAAATCCGGGAAGTCCGCGCCGCCGGCGGCATGGCCGACTACTACTGA
- a CDS encoding GNAT family N-acetyltransferase has product MSDTTERPAIISPDPDAAFPAIVSGELEVRLARDAEEIDASQALRYRVFYEERSAKPIGEMAALKRDFDAFDPIADHLLVLNHAKGEGAKAVVGTYRLIRRSRLPAGRTFYTAGEYDISKILAFPGEIMELGRSCVDVDHRNRPTMQLLWRGIAAYVFRHEITLMFGCASLPGTDPDLVGGDLSYLYHHHLAPDSLRVRALDHLYVDMNRLPAEGIDAKRALAGLPPLVKGYLRLGGFVGDGAVVDPQFNTTDVCVIVQTSAVTDKYYKHYEREARGG; this is encoded by the coding sequence ATGAGCGACACGACCGAACGCCCAGCGATTATCTCCCCCGATCCGGATGCGGCCTTTCCGGCGATCGTCTCCGGCGAGTTGGAGGTCCGTCTCGCCCGCGACGCGGAGGAGATCGACGCCTCCCAGGCCCTGCGGTACCGCGTCTTCTACGAGGAGCGCTCGGCCAAGCCGATCGGCGAGATGGCGGCGCTCAAGCGCGATTTCGACGCCTTCGATCCGATCGCCGACCACCTGCTGGTGCTCAACCACGCCAAGGGCGAGGGAGCGAAGGCGGTCGTCGGCACCTACCGGCTGATCCGGCGCTCGCGCCTGCCCGCCGGCCGCACGTTCTACACCGCCGGGGAATACGACATCTCCAAGATCCTGGCCTTCCCCGGCGAGATCATGGAGCTGGGCCGGTCCTGCGTCGACGTGGACCACCGTAACCGGCCGACCATGCAGCTCCTGTGGCGCGGGATCGCGGCGTACGTGTTCCGGCACGAGATCACCCTGATGTTCGGCTGTGCGTCCCTGCCCGGCACCGATCCCGATCTGGTCGGCGGCGATCTCAGCTATCTCTACCACCACCACCTGGCGCCGGACTCCCTGCGGGTGCGCGCCCTCGACCATCTGTATGTGGACATGAACCGGCTTCCGGCCGAGGGCATCGACGCCAAGCGCGCGCTCGCCGGGCTGCCGCCGCTGGTCAAGGGATACCTGCGGCTCGGCGGGTTCGTCGGCGATGGGGCCGTGGTCGATCCGCAGTTCAACACCACCGATGTCTGCGTGATCGTGCAGACCAGCGCGGTGACCGACAAATACTACAAGCATTACGAACGCGAGGCGCGTGGCGGCTGA
- a CDS encoding polysaccharide deacetylase family protein, translating into MKLRVRALAFALTLTGLLAAPSAVTLGVGTTPVFAAESAVVFMYHRFGEAEYPSANIRLDQFEEQLGELRTGGYTVLPLPDILEKMRTGADLPDRTVAITIDDAYVSVYAEAWPRLKKAGIPFTLFIATDPIDRASPGYMTWDQIRELHAAGVTIGSQTASHPHLPDLDVDTVKLELDRAAGRMLDELGERPTLFAYPYGEYGLQIEKIVAERGYAAAFGQQSGVLHATSDRFGLPRFALNETYGGIDRFRLTANALPLPIRDRVPADLIVTSNNPPPFGFTVAPEIGDPSRIDCYASGQGRTQTEVLGDRVEVRLSEPFPAGRARVNCTMPGPDGRWHWYGIQFYIPR; encoded by the coding sequence ATGAAGTTACGTGTCCGAGCCCTCGCGTTCGCGCTGACCCTGACCGGCCTGCTGGCCGCCCCGTCCGCCGTCACCCTCGGTGTCGGGACGACGCCGGTATTCGCGGCCGAGTCGGCGGTGGTGTTCATGTACCACCGTTTCGGCGAAGCGGAGTATCCCAGCGCCAATATCCGCCTCGACCAGTTCGAGGAACAGCTCGGCGAACTGCGCACCGGCGGATACACCGTCCTGCCGCTGCCGGACATCCTGGAGAAGATGCGCACCGGGGCCGACCTGCCGGACCGCACCGTCGCCATCACCATCGACGACGCCTATGTCTCGGTCTACGCCGAAGCCTGGCCGCGACTCAAGAAGGCCGGCATTCCGTTCACGCTCTTCATCGCCACCGATCCGATCGACCGCGCCAGCCCGGGCTATATGACCTGGGACCAGATCCGCGAGCTTCATGCCGCCGGCGTGACCATCGGCAGCCAGACCGCCTCCCATCCGCATCTGCCGGACCTGGATGTGGATACGGTCAAACTGGAACTCGACCGGGCCGCTGGCCGGATGCTCGACGAGCTCGGCGAAAGGCCGACCCTGTTCGCCTATCCCTATGGCGAGTACGGCCTGCAGATCGAGAAGATCGTCGCCGAGCGCGGCTATGCCGCGGCCTTCGGCCAACAGTCCGGGGTGCTGCACGCCACCAGCGACCGGTTCGGCCTGCCGCGGTTCGCCCTGAACGAGACCTATGGCGGGATCGACCGCTTCCGGCTGACCGCCAACGCCCTGCCCCTGCCGATCCGCGACCGGGTCCCGGCCGACCTGATCGTCACCTCGAACAACCCGCCGCCCTTCGGCTTCACCGTGGCGCCGGAGATCGGCGATCCCAGCCGGATCGACTGCTACGCCTCCGGCCAGGGCCGCACCCAGACCGAAGTGCTGGGCGATCGGGTGGAGGTCAGGCTGTCCGAGCCGTTCCCGGCGGGCCGGGCCCGGGTCAACTGCACCATGCCGGGTCCGGACGGCCGCTGGCACTGGTACGGGATCCAGTTCTACATCCCGCGGTGA
- a CDS encoding adenylate/guanylate cyclase domain-containing protein, whose amino-acid sequence MTSSQTPDENAHTGDAREPTDAGPVGYAPVLRRIVGPSNEEARQLVRFLDDDDDSDLPPVDPTLTPLHWILKESAVYSSRRFLARDLGRLLVARGYPLMRITYFITTLHPQATGTSIVWYRDIDEPRQMRVMRGMQQTTAYKQSPMPLIFEGAQGIRRRLDMPGEQNDFPILNDLREEGATDYVAMPLVFSDGNINFTTWTADRPGGFNTEELREIWEFMPALSLRMEVLERRDLTRQLLTTYLGRATGERILAGEIVRGVSEGIRAAIWYTDIRDFTTLSDQLSRDEIIHMLDDYFERAVQAVEERGGEVLKFLGDGMLAIFPADPSRGQAEGDAEACRLALAAARDTVTLVQTLNTLRFRQDKPAIGFGIALHLGEVGYGNIGGAERLDFTVIGPAVNLANRIEGLTRSLSAKILASREFADAVGEPLTPLGAHPVKGLARPIDVFTPADLS is encoded by the coding sequence ATGACGTCAAGTCAGACCCCGGACGAGAACGCCCATACCGGCGACGCACGAGAGCCGACGGACGCCGGACCTGTTGGCTATGCGCCGGTCCTGCGGCGGATCGTCGGGCCGAGCAACGAGGAGGCCCGCCAGCTCGTCCGGTTCCTCGACGACGACGACGATTCCGATCTGCCCCCGGTCGATCCGACCCTGACCCCGCTGCATTGGATCCTGAAGGAGTCCGCCGTCTACTCCTCGCGCCGGTTTCTCGCCCGGGATCTCGGCCGCCTTCTGGTGGCGCGCGGCTACCCGCTGATGCGGATCACCTATTTCATCACCACCCTGCATCCCCAGGCGACGGGCACCTCCATCGTCTGGTACCGCGACATCGACGAGCCGCGGCAGATGCGCGTCATGCGCGGCATGCAGCAGACCACCGCCTATAAACAGAGCCCGATGCCGCTGATCTTCGAAGGCGCCCAGGGCATCCGGCGGCGCCTCGACATGCCAGGCGAGCAGAACGATTTCCCCATCCTGAACGATCTGCGCGAGGAGGGGGCGACCGACTATGTCGCCATGCCGCTGGTGTTCTCCGACGGCAACATCAACTTCACCACCTGGACGGCGGACCGCCCCGGCGGCTTCAACACCGAGGAACTGCGCGAGATCTGGGAGTTCATGCCCGCGCTCTCCCTACGCATGGAGGTGCTGGAGCGGCGCGACCTGACCCGCCAGCTTCTGACCACCTATCTCGGCCGGGCCACCGGGGAGCGCATTCTCGCCGGCGAGATCGTGCGGGGTGTGTCCGAAGGCATCCGGGCGGCGATCTGGTACACCGACATCCGCGACTTCACCACGCTGTCCGACCAGCTCAGCCGCGACGAGATCATCCACATGCTGGACGATTACTTCGAGCGCGCGGTCCAGGCGGTGGAGGAGCGCGGCGGCGAGGTGCTGAAGTTCCTCGGCGACGGCATGCTGGCCATCTTCCCGGCCGATCCGTCCCGGGGTCAGGCAGAGGGCGATGCCGAGGCGTGCCGGCTGGCGCTGGCGGCAGCCCGCGATACGGTGACGCTGGTCCAGACCCTGAACACCCTGCGCTTCCGCCAGGACAAGCCGGCGATCGGCTTCGGCATCGCCCTGCATCTGGGCGAGGTCGGCTACGGCAATATCGGCGGCGCCGAGCGGCTCGACTTCACGGTGATCGGCCCGGCGGTGAACCTGGCCAACCGGATCGAGGGGCTGACCCGGTCCCTGTCGGCGAAGATCCTGGCCTCGCGCGAGTTCGCCGACGCCGTCGGCGAGCCCCTGACGCCGCTGGGCGCACATCCCGTGAAGGGCCTCGCCCGGCCGATCGACGTCTTCACCCCCGCCGACCTGTCGTGA
- the tsaB gene encoding tRNA (adenosine(37)-N6)-threonylcarbamoyltransferase complex dimerization subunit type 1 TsaB, protein MSRLLAIDCSAGACSVALAEEGEIRAAARLRLTRGHSEVILPMVERVLAEAGCTADSLDAVAATVGPGSFTGLRIGLAAARGLALAVGARTVPVTSLEALAHAAGPADTPLLAALDSKRGDLFCQWFDGAGRPVDVPSVRLAADAVALAPAPAFRSAGDAADAVTDAAAPAGKTVTVEADCEVPDAVSVAAVAAVRLAAGGEGPLRPLYLRAPAVNLPAS, encoded by the coding sequence ATGAGCCGATTGCTCGCCATCGACTGTTCCGCCGGGGCCTGCTCGGTCGCTCTCGCCGAGGAGGGAGAGATCAGGGCCGCCGCGCGGTTACGGCTCACCCGCGGGCATTCCGAGGTGATCCTGCCCATGGTTGAACGGGTGCTGGCGGAGGCCGGCTGCACGGCGGACTCGCTGGATGCCGTTGCCGCCACGGTCGGCCCCGGCAGCTTCACCGGCCTGCGAATCGGATTGGCGGCGGCGCGCGGGCTGGCGCTGGCGGTCGGCGCCCGCACGGTGCCGGTCACCTCCCTGGAAGCCCTGGCCCATGCCGCGGGACCGGCGGACACCCCGCTGCTCGCCGCCCTCGACAGCAAGCGCGGCGACCTGTTCTGCCAGTGGTTCGACGGCGCGGGCCGGCCGGTGGACGTGCCGTCGGTGCGTCTGGCAGCGGACGCGGTGGCGCTGGCGCCGGCTCCAGCCTTCCGGTCGGCGGGAGACGCGGCCGACGCGGTGACCGACGCCGCGGCCCCGGCCGGCAAGACCGTCACCGTCGAGGCAGACTGCGAGGTGCCCGACGCGGTGTCGGTCGCGGCGGTCGCGGCCGTCCGGCTCGCGGCCGGCGGGGAAGGACCCTTGCGTCCGCTCTATCTGCGGGCTCCGGCGGTCAACCTGCCGGCGTCATGA
- a CDS encoding glucosaminidase domain-containing protein has product MGLIVGALCLVAYQGSAFTFGPPHWPLPERTAAPSARLGIPAPLPDAGHPFTVASSATLLGLYDRASYDLGTVRAGETDVPRLYLTALPADFDRVEDVGPRKDAFLRTVLPLILRVNAEIEIDRTRVSALLERLRNDEKLRRSDAEWLISIARQYGVIDGDAANPETALTGAAGRTLLLRVDAVPVPLALAQAIVESGWGRSRFAREGNALFGQWTWDKSQGLAPSGAPEAGHAVRAFGSLLDSVRGYMHNLNTHASYREFRAARADGASPRALARTLIRYSERGAVYGEELVALMAQNDLEDFRDARLGATNIRRGVGWDSLEDIPQS; this is encoded by the coding sequence GTGGGCCTTATCGTGGGCGCGCTGTGCCTGGTCGCGTACCAGGGCTCGGCTTTCACCTTCGGCCCGCCGCACTGGCCGCTCCCGGAGCGCACGGCGGCACCCTCCGCCCGCCTGGGGATCCCCGCCCCGCTGCCGGACGCGGGGCACCCGTTCACGGTGGCATCCTCCGCGACGCTGCTCGGCCTGTACGACCGCGCGTCCTACGATCTCGGTACGGTCCGGGCGGGCGAGACCGACGTGCCGCGGCTGTACCTGACCGCCCTGCCGGCGGATTTCGACAGGGTCGAGGATGTCGGGCCGCGCAAGGACGCCTTCCTCCGCACCGTGCTGCCCCTGATCCTGCGCGTGAACGCGGAGATCGAGATCGACCGGACCCGGGTGAGCGCCCTGCTGGAGCGTCTGCGCAACGACGAGAAGCTGCGGCGGAGCGACGCCGAATGGCTGATCTCGATCGCCCGCCAGTACGGCGTGATCGACGGCGACGCCGCCAATCCCGAAACGGCGCTCACCGGGGCGGCGGGCCGCACGCTGCTGCTCCGGGTCGATGCCGTGCCCGTGCCCCTGGCGCTTGCCCAGGCGATCGTCGAGAGCGGCTGGGGCCGGTCCCGCTTCGCGCGCGAAGGCAACGCCCTGTTCGGCCAATGGACCTGGGACAAGTCCCAGGGTCTGGCGCCTTCCGGCGCGCCCGAGGCGGGCCATGCCGTGCGGGCGTTCGGCAGCCTCCTGGACTCCGTGCGGGGCTATATGCACAACCTCAACACCCATGCGAGCTACCGGGAGTTCCGGGCCGCACGGGCCGACGGCGCCTCGCCGCGGGCCCTGGCCCGGACGCTGATCCGCTACAGCGAGCGCGGGGCGGTCTATGGCGAGGAACTGGTCGCGCTCATGGCGCAGAACGACCTGGAGGACTTCCGCGATGCCCGGCTGGGCGCCACGAATATCCGGCGCGGCGTCGGTTGGGACTCGCTCGAGGATATTCCTCAAAGCTGA
- the miaB gene encoding tRNA (N6-isopentenyl adenosine(37)-C2)-methylthiotransferase MiaB codes for MSKKLHVKTYGCQMNVYDSARMADVMAPHGYASSDQADGADLVILNTCHIREKATEKVYSELGRLRVMKEEAAREGRRMLIAVAGCVAQAEGEEIVRRAPMVDMVFGPQTYHRLPELVTRALGSENRRGAGVVDTEFPAEDKFDHLPEESAAQGPAAYLSVQEGCDKFCTFCVVPYTRGAEFSRPAEAVIAEARRLAAAGTLEITLLGQNVNAYHGVGPDGRDWGLGRLIRALAEIDGIERIRYTTSHPRDMDDDLIAAHGDVPALMPYLHLPVQSGSDRILDTMNRGHTADDYRRIVDRLRAARPDLALSSDFIVGFPGESDRDFADTLRLVREVGYAQAYSFKYSARPGTPAASVADQLTEEQKSDRLEALHQILNAQQRAFNEAAVGTVQPVLFERRGSRAGQLVGRGPWMQSVHADASDRLLGTLVDVAIDLGGANSLSGRVVTVDADLPSPSSLPPPPAERVSA; via the coding sequence TTGAGCAAGAAACTTCACGTCAAGACTTACGGCTGCCAGATGAACGTCTACGACTCCGCCCGGATGGCGGATGTCATGGCGCCGCACGGCTATGCGTCCAGCGACCAGGCGGACGGCGCCGATCTGGTGATCCTCAACACCTGCCATATCCGCGAGAAGGCGACCGAGAAGGTCTATTCCGAGCTCGGGCGCCTGCGTGTGATGAAGGAGGAGGCCGCCCGCGAGGGACGCCGAATGCTGATCGCCGTGGCCGGCTGCGTCGCCCAGGCCGAGGGCGAGGAGATCGTGCGCCGCGCGCCGATGGTCGACATGGTGTTCGGCCCGCAGACCTATCACCGGCTGCCGGAACTGGTCACCCGGGCGCTCGGCAGCGAGAACCGGCGCGGCGCGGGCGTCGTGGACACCGAGTTCCCGGCCGAGGACAAGTTCGACCATCTGCCCGAGGAGAGCGCTGCCCAGGGGCCGGCCGCCTATCTCTCGGTGCAGGAGGGATGCGACAAGTTCTGCACCTTCTGCGTGGTGCCCTATACCCGAGGGGCGGAGTTCTCCCGGCCGGCCGAAGCGGTGATCGCCGAGGCGCGGCGTCTGGCCGCCGCCGGCACCCTTGAGATCACCCTGCTCGGGCAGAACGTGAACGCCTATCACGGCGTCGGTCCGGACGGCCGCGACTGGGGCCTGGGCCGGCTGATCCGCGCCCTGGCCGAGATCGACGGGATCGAGCGCATCCGCTACACGACGTCGCATCCGCGCGACATGGACGACGACCTGATCGCCGCCCATGGCGACGTCCCGGCGCTGATGCCGTATCTGCATCTGCCGGTTCAGTCGGGCTCCGACCGGATCCTCGACACCATGAACCGGGGCCATACCGCCGACGACTACCGCCGCATCGTCGACCGTCTGCGCGCCGCGCGGCCGGATCTGGCGCTGAGTTCGGATTTCATCGTCGGCTTCCCCGGCGAGAGCGACCGCGACTTCGCCGATACCCTGCGGCTGGTCCGCGAGGTCGGTTACGCCCAGGCCTATTCCTTCAAGTACAGCGCCCGGCCGGGAACGCCCGCCGCCTCGGTCGCCGACCAGCTCACCGAGGAGCAGAAGTCCGACCGGCTGGAGGCGCTGCACCAGATCCTCAACGCCCAGCAGCGCGCCTTCAACGAGGCCGCGGTCGGCACGGTTCAGCCGGTGCTGTTCGAGCGCCGCGGCAGCCGTGCCGGACAGCTCGTCGGGCGCGGCCCCTGGATGCAGTCGGTCCATGCCGACGCGTCGGACCGCCTGCTCGGGACGCTGGTCGACGTCGCCATCGATCTCGGCGGCGCCAACAGCCTGTCCGGTCGGGTCGTCACGGTCGACGCCGATCTTCCTTCGCCTTCGTCTCTCCCCCCTCCTCCTGCCGAAAGGGTTTCTGCGTGA
- a CDS encoding lysophospholipid acyltransferase family protein yields MADAVGGSTTTHRLRPVFVDEAEERRLLDHGQGMIRSETRAAIRLTAYLLLTVALMPVQAVAVMLRLRLAERLPRFYHRLCTRILGIQVIVRGRRVRERPVLFVSNHVSYLDITALGSAVTGCFIAKSEVAGWPLFGLLAKLQRTVFIARKRTAVAKHGDEIAERLEAGDNLILFPEGTSGDGTRVLPFKSAFFAVAERRPGGRPLTVQPVSIAYTKLNEVPLGRGLRPFFAWYGDMDLAPHLWTVAALGKLTVVIEFHQPVTVDEAGSRKALASRVQEQVAAGLARANAGR; encoded by the coding sequence ATGGCGGACGCAGTGGGTGGCTCGACAACGACGCACCGGCTCCGCCCGGTCTTTGTCGATGAGGCGGAGGAGCGGCGTCTGCTCGACCACGGGCAGGGGATGATCCGTTCCGAGACCAGGGCGGCCATCCGGCTCACCGCCTACTTGCTCCTGACCGTCGCGCTGATGCCGGTCCAGGCGGTGGCGGTGATGCTGCGGCTGCGGCTGGCCGAGCGTCTGCCGCGGTTTTATCACCGCCTATGCACCCGGATTCTCGGCATCCAGGTGATCGTGCGCGGCCGCCGGGTCCGCGAGCGGCCGGTGCTGTTCGTCTCGAACCATGTCTCCTATCTGGACATCACCGCGCTCGGCTCGGCCGTGACCGGATGTTTCATCGCCAAGTCGGAAGTGGCCGGCTGGCCGCTGTTCGGTCTGTTGGCCAAGCTGCAGCGCACGGTCTTCATCGCCCGCAAGCGCACGGCGGTCGCCAAGCACGGCGACGAGATCGCCGAGCGGCTGGAGGCGGGCGACAACCTGATCCTGTTCCCCGAGGGCACCAGTGGCGACGGGACCCGCGTTCTGCCCTTCAAGAGTGCCTTCTTCGCCGTCGCCGAGCGCCGCCCCGGCGGCCGGCCACTCACCGTCCAGCCGGTGTCGATCGCCTATACCAAGCTGAACGAGGTCCCGCTGGGGCGCGGATTGCGGCCGTTCTTCGCCTGGTATGGCGACATGGACCTAGCGCCGCACCTGTGGACGGTCGCCGCCTTGGGCAAGCTCACGGTGGTGATCGAGTTTCACCAGCCGGTGACCGTCGACGAGGCCGGCTCGCGCAAGGCCCTGGCCAGCCGCGTGCAGGAGCAGGTGGCGGCGGGCTTGGCCCGGGCCAATGCCGGGCGCTAG
- the murJ gene encoding murein biosynthesis integral membrane protein MurJ — MSPADQAPAASAMDDRAIARAGATIAILSVVAKSSAFLREAVIAMIYGRGPEVDAFFVALALPVFLVQIVAGSFQIAAIPALLAARRGGDRQRAAALATSGAGIVAAVIAGAALLCAAFAPLYLPAVAPDYAPRTIALASDMLWIMTLFAILGGLAYAGGAVLTAERRFALPAIAPVLTPLAMALLLIGFRDSLGVSALAWGAVVGTVAEAAIVLTAARRLGYRLSFTASRADLAALLRRWGPLFLATLLLSGAGLIDQLMAARLGEGAASALGYGAKLVLAGLHVVTTALGISVLPAYAENALDDPAALFARLKRHLVVVILLAIPGVAVAWLLSEPVIALLYQRGAFTAEDTKLVAHVLSAYATQLPAFAAVVILVRAAAVLNLGGVIPVAAAVNIVLTIALNALFMRYWGVVGIALATAPAFAMTGAVLYLGILRDQARRS, encoded by the coding sequence GTGAGCCCGGCCGATCAGGCACCGGCGGCCTCCGCCATGGACGACCGCGCCATCGCCCGGGCCGGGGCGACCATCGCGATCCTGTCCGTCGTCGCCAAATCCTCCGCCTTCCTGCGCGAGGCGGTGATCGCGATGATCTACGGCCGCGGCCCGGAGGTGGACGCGTTCTTCGTGGCGCTCGCCCTGCCGGTCTTCCTGGTGCAGATCGTCGCCGGCTCGTTCCAGATCGCCGCCATCCCCGCCCTGCTGGCGGCCCGGCGCGGCGGCGACCGGCAGCGGGCGGCCGCCCTGGCGACCTCCGGGGCCGGGATCGTGGCCGCGGTGATCGCAGGCGCGGCCCTGCTCTGCGCCGCCTTCGCCCCGCTCTACCTGCCCGCGGTCGCTCCCGACTACGCGCCCCGCACCATTGCCCTGGCCTCGGACATGCTGTGGATCATGACCCTGTTCGCGATCCTGGGCGGCCTGGCCTATGCCGGCGGCGCGGTGCTGACCGCCGAGCGGCGCTTCGCCCTGCCGGCCATCGCCCCGGTACTCACCCCACTCGCCATGGCCCTGCTGCTGATCGGATTCCGCGACAGTCTCGGCGTGTCGGCCCTGGCCTGGGGGGCGGTGGTCGGGACGGTGGCGGAGGCGGCCATCGTGCTGACCGCCGCCCGGCGGCTGGGCTACCGGCTGTCCTTCACCGCAAGCCGGGCGGATCTCGCCGCCCTGCTGCGGCGGTGGGGGCCGCTGTTCCTGGCGACTCTGCTGCTGTCCGGCGCAGGGCTGATCGACCAGCTCATGGCCGCGCGTCTCGGGGAAGGGGCCGCCTCGGCCCTGGGTTATGGCGCGAAACTGGTGCTGGCCGGGCTGCATGTGGTGACCACCGCCCTCGGCATCTCCGTCCTGCCGGCCTATGCGGAGAACGCGCTGGACGATCCGGCGGCCCTGTTCGCGCGCCTGAAGCGGCATCTGGTGGTGGTGATCCTGCTGGCGATACCGGGGGTCGCCGTCGCCTGGCTGCTGTCGGAGCCGGTGATCGCCCTGCTGTACCAGCGCGGCGCCTTCACGGCGGAGGACACGAAGCTGGTGGCCCATGTGCTGAGCGCCTATGCGACCCAGCTTCCGGCCTTCGCGGCGGTGGTGATCCTGGTGCGGGCCGCCGCCGTGCTCAATCTCGGCGGGGTGATCCCGGTGGCCGCGGCCGTGAACATCGTGCTGACGATCGCGCTGAACGCCCTGTTCATGCGGTACTGGGGGGTGGTCGGGATCGCGCTGGCGACCGCTCCCGCCTTCGCGATGACGGGAGCGGTGCTGTATCTCGGAATCCTGCGCGATCAGGCCCGAAGGAGTTAG